Proteins co-encoded in one Bacteroidales bacterium genomic window:
- the rpsF gene encoding 30S ribosomal protein S6 has protein sequence MLNQYETVFIVTPVLSEAQMKEAVEKFRGVITGKGGEIINEENWGLKKLAYPIQKKSTGFFNLFEFKAPGDLVKTLEIEYKRDERIIRFLTTRLDKYSIEYAEKRRNKKESAAVKVTEE, from the coding sequence ATGTTAAACCAATATGAAACCGTTTTCATTGTAACTCCCGTTTTGTCTGAGGCCCAGATGAAGGAAGCGGTTGAAAAATTCCGTGGTGTGATCACCGGCAAAGGCGGTGAGATCATCAACGAGGAGAACTGGGGATTAAAAAAACTGGCCTACCCCATTCAGAAAAAATCAACCGGCTTTTTCAATCTGTTTGAATTCAAGGCACCGGGGGACCTGGTAAAAACTCTTGAAATTGAGTACAAACGTGACGAGAGGATTATCCGCTTTCTCACAACCAGGCTCGATAAATACTCAATTGAGTATGCCGAAAAGAGAAGAAACAAGAAAGAATCAGCAGCAGTAAAAGTAACGGAGGAATAA